The following are encoded in a window of Paenibacillus polymyxa genomic DNA:
- the remB gene encoding extracellular matrix regulator RemB produces MYIHLGGEKIIRSSELVAIFDISIEKSSKISKQYVNHAQQQKHVEMIGEEEAKSIVVTQNTVYYSPISSTTLKKRANQFFANA; encoded by the coding sequence ATGTATATTCATCTGGGTGGAGAAAAAATCATCCGCTCTTCAGAGCTTGTGGCTATTTTCGATATCTCGATTGAAAAATCCTCTAAAATCTCCAAGCAATACGTGAACCACGCCCAACAGCAGAAGCATGTCGAGATGATTGGCGAAGAGGAAGCCAAGTCCATCGTAGTGACTCAGAATACGGTGTATTATTCCCCCATCTCCTCAACAACACTCAAAAAGCGGGCAAACCAGTTTTTTGCCAATGCTTAA
- the gyrB gene encoding DNA topoisomerase (ATP-hydrolyzing) subunit B has protein sequence MSMNQPSYDAGEIQVLEGLEAVRKRPGMYIGSTSAKGLHHLVWEVVDNSIDEALAGYCDSIQVVVHEDNSITVTDNGRGIPVSEHAKMKKSALEVVMTVLHAGGKFGGGGYKVSGGLHGVGVSVVNALSSKMIVHVKRDGHLYEQEYHRGAPQYDVRVIGDTDETGTQTTFYPDDQIFTETTVYDYDTLQTRIRELAFLNKGIAISLTDERTGASDTFHYEGGISEYVQFLNQKREALHEQPIYVEGSRDMIQVEVALQYNDSYTENIYSFANNINTHEGGTHESGFKSALTRIINDYARKNGLIKDNNANLTGDDVREGLTAIISVKIPEPQFEGQTKTKLGNSEVRGIVESLFAEKLQEFLEENPSVSRRVVDKSLQAARAREAARKARELTRRKSALEISSLPGKLADCSSKDASISELYIVEGDSAGGSAKQGRDRHFQAILPIRGKILNVEKARLDRILSSDEIRSMVTAMGTGIGDDFDIAKARYHKVIIMTDADVDGAHIRTLLLTFFYRYMRKIIDAGYIYIAQPPLFKVERNKVVRYANSEAERDEIIREFGENAKYNVQRYKGLGEMNATQLWETTMDPESRTMLQVTVSDAMLADTLFNTLMGDNVEPRRDFIQEHAKYVKNLDF, from the coding sequence ATGTCTATGAATCAACCGTCTTATGATGCGGGCGAGATTCAGGTCCTTGAGGGCCTGGAAGCGGTTCGGAAACGTCCCGGGATGTATATTGGCTCCACGAGCGCCAAAGGTCTCCATCATTTGGTCTGGGAAGTTGTGGACAACAGCATTGACGAAGCGCTGGCGGGTTACTGTGACAGCATTCAAGTTGTCGTTCACGAAGACAATAGCATTACCGTTACAGATAACGGTCGCGGTATTCCAGTAAGTGAACACGCCAAAATGAAAAAATCTGCGCTGGAAGTCGTTATGACCGTGCTTCACGCAGGTGGTAAATTTGGAGGCGGAGGGTACAAGGTATCCGGTGGTCTGCACGGGGTTGGTGTATCCGTAGTAAATGCCCTCTCCAGTAAAATGATCGTGCATGTTAAACGGGACGGACATCTGTATGAGCAGGAATATCATCGTGGTGCTCCGCAGTATGATGTCAGAGTCATCGGTGACACAGACGAGACGGGTACCCAAACGACTTTTTATCCTGACGATCAAATCTTTACAGAAACGACCGTATATGACTATGATACGCTCCAGACGCGGATTCGTGAGTTGGCTTTCCTGAACAAAGGTATTGCAATCAGCTTGACTGATGAACGGACGGGCGCCAGCGATACATTTCACTACGAGGGCGGAATCAGTGAATATGTGCAATTTTTGAATCAAAAAAGAGAAGCGCTGCATGAACAGCCGATTTATGTCGAAGGCTCGCGTGATATGATTCAAGTCGAAGTGGCATTGCAATATAACGACAGCTATACCGAGAATATTTATTCTTTTGCCAACAACATCAACACCCATGAGGGCGGAACTCACGAATCAGGTTTCAAGAGTGCATTAACCCGGATTATTAACGATTATGCACGTAAAAATGGCTTGATTAAGGACAACAACGCCAACTTGACTGGTGACGATGTGCGTGAAGGATTGACGGCGATTATCTCCGTCAAAATTCCAGAACCACAGTTTGAGGGTCAGACCAAGACAAAGCTGGGTAACAGTGAGGTGCGAGGGATTGTCGAATCCCTATTCGCAGAGAAACTCCAGGAATTCCTAGAGGAAAATCCGTCTGTTTCCCGCCGGGTGGTTGATAAATCCTTACAAGCAGCACGTGCCCGGGAAGCAGCGCGTAAAGCGCGTGAGCTTACACGTCGTAAAAGTGCGCTGGAAATCAGTTCGCTCCCAGGCAAACTGGCGGATTGCTCCTCTAAGGATGCTTCGATTAGTGAACTGTACATCGTCGAAGGTGACTCAGCAGGAGGATCGGCCAAGCAGGGTCGTGATCGTCACTTTCAAGCTATTTTGCCGATTCGCGGTAAAATCCTGAATGTTGAAAAGGCACGCTTGGACCGTATTTTGTCCAGTGATGAAATTCGGTCTATGGTAACAGCAATGGGTACAGGGATCGGAGACGACTTTGACATCGCCAAAGCCCGTTATCACAAGGTCATTATCATGACTGATGCGGATGTCGATGGTGCCCATATTCGTACGTTGTTGCTGACGTTCTTCTATCGGTACATGCGTAAAATCATTGATGCAGGCTATATTTATATAGCTCAGCCACCACTATTCAAAGTGGAGCGTAACAAAGTTGTACGTTATGCGAACTCCGAGGCGGAACGTGATGAGATCATCAGGGAATTTGGAGAAAACGCGAAATACAATGTACAGCGCTATAAAGGTTTGGGTGAGATGAATGCGACCCAACTTTGGGAAACTACAATGGACCCTGAGAGTCGTACTATGCTTCAGGTAACTGTCAGTGACGCGATGCTGGCTGATACACTGTTCAATACCTTGATGGGTGATAATGTAGAACCCCGTCGTGACTTTATCCAAGAACATGCAAAGTACGTGAAAAATCT
- the recF gene encoding DNA replication/repair protein RecF (All proteins in this family for which functions are known are DNA-binding proteins that assist the filamentation of RecA onto DNA for the initiation of recombination or recombinational repair.), which produces MFVNNIVLQQYRNYEQLELNEFGPVNLLIGQNAQGKTNLVEAIFVLALTKSHRTSRDKELISFGATSTHLAADVDKKYGKIRLDLALSTQGKKAKINGLEQRKLSDFIGSLNVVMFAPEDLEIVKGTPGVRRRFLDMEIGQVAPGYLYHLQQYQKVLVQRNNLLKQAWGKDMASVQLMLEVWNEQLVEHGVKIVKKRKQFITKLQKWAQAIHEGIAGGTEELKLTYVPSFSEPEEEDEAVLLERFMIKLSQMREQEIRRGMTLAGPHRDDLAFAINGREVHTYGSQGQQRTTALSLKLAEIELIHEEIGEYPVLLLDDVLSELDPYRQTQLIETFQSKVQTFITATGVETLNAERLKDANIYHVHDGHVEH; this is translated from the coding sequence GTGTTTGTGAACAACATTGTTTTGCAGCAATATCGGAACTATGAGCAGCTGGAGCTGAATGAATTTGGGCCCGTTAATTTGCTAATCGGACAAAATGCTCAGGGCAAAACGAATCTGGTAGAGGCGATTTTTGTACTGGCTTTAACCAAAAGTCATCGAACGTCCCGCGACAAAGAGTTAATCTCCTTCGGGGCTACTTCCACTCACCTAGCTGCGGATGTGGATAAAAAATACGGGAAAATCAGACTGGATCTCGCGTTATCCACACAAGGCAAAAAAGCAAAGATCAACGGACTGGAGCAGCGAAAACTGAGCGATTTTATTGGTTCGTTAAATGTGGTCATGTTTGCACCTGAGGATCTCGAAATCGTCAAAGGAACACCGGGGGTTCGCCGCCGGTTTCTTGACATGGAAATTGGACAGGTTGCGCCAGGATATCTGTATCATTTGCAGCAATACCAGAAAGTATTGGTGCAGCGAAATAACCTGCTCAAGCAAGCTTGGGGTAAGGATATGGCTTCAGTGCAGCTGATGCTGGAGGTATGGAATGAGCAACTTGTTGAGCATGGTGTTAAAATTGTTAAAAAGCGGAAACAATTTATAACAAAGCTACAAAAGTGGGCTCAGGCCATTCATGAAGGGATTGCAGGTGGGACAGAAGAGTTAAAATTAACCTATGTTCCCTCCTTCAGTGAGCCAGAGGAAGAAGATGAAGCTGTCTTATTGGAGCGATTTATGATAAAGTTATCCCAAATGAGGGAACAGGAAATCCGCCGTGGCATGACTTTGGCGGGACCCCATCGTGATGATTTGGCCTTTGCCATTAACGGCAGAGAAGTGCATACGTATGGCTCGCAGGGGCAGCAGCGGACGACGGCCCTGTCCTTGAAGCTGGCCGAAATAGAGTTAATTCATGAAGAAATTGGTGAATATCCTGTCCTGCTGCTGGATGATGTTTTGTCCGAGCTGGACCCCTATCGTCAGACTCAGCTGATCGAGACTTTCCAAAGCAAGGTACAGACCTTTATCACGGCAACCGGGGTTGAGACTTTGAACGCAGAACGACTCAAGGATGCCAATATTTATCACGTCCACGACGGGCATGTGGAACACTAA
- the yaaA gene encoding S4 domain-containing protein YaaA has protein sequence MKQISIQTEYIKLDQFLKLADCVSTGGMAKALLQEGQVRVNGEPEERRGRKLYPGDTVEVEDNGSFEVTAGA, from the coding sequence TTGAAACAGATATCTATACAGACCGAATACATCAAGCTCGATCAATTTTTAAAATTAGCCGATTGTGTATCCACAGGAGGCATGGCTAAAGCCCTGCTGCAAGAGGGACAAGTCCGTGTGAATGGTGAACCGGAAGAACGTCGTGGAAGAAAACTGTACCCGGGTGATACCGTAGAAGTAGAGGACAACGGAAGTTTCGAAGTTACAGCAGGAGCATGA